The sequence AGCCCAGAGGAAGGCTTCCTTTTTTATATAGAGAACCAGTCGCCTGTTTTTGTTAAGGCATTAAGTATTTGGATTTATGTTCATTGAATGTATGAATCTCTAAAGATGTCAAGAAGATTCAGAGGCAGCCAGGTCCGTGCCAATGAATGAACAGTATTACCGAATTGGAAAGGGTAAATCAGTTTCATTTTTAACCGAATCCTTTATTAATTTACCAGCAGGCACAATTGAAtgaaatacaattaattaatggGTGTTATCTCTTTGCTTAAACCAGGGACTGGCCTAATGCTTCACATTTCATTGTTGATAATCCAATCAGCTCTaaggtattatatatatatatatatatatacaactgtATTTCTTATGCACTCTGTTTTATGGCATACATGGTTGCTCGTTGTAAATGTTAATAGTTTTGCATATCCTAAATCAAACACTTTACCAAATGCTGAACTATTTGTTGGTTTTGGGCACCCATTAACCTTCCTTCTTTGTGTCAGTTGTTGAATGACTTCAGCTTTGTGTCTATTGTGTTCTTCAATGCTGAGGATAAATCTGttgttttttcattaaaaatcatTGCTGTTTTGATTGTTCTAATATCATCGCAGTTCCTAATTTGTAGACACTGGCATTTAGCAACGCATTACTGTGAGAAATTAGCAATTAGATTAGTCACTTACAGTGGAAGTATGAGCTCAACCTCGTATAATTGCCACATTTTTGGTCTGACAGGCCAACAGTTCCATCTGAATTGCTTTGGTGAATATGACATGCTCAACGAAGCTTCATTTTTTGTATGAGTGAAACCTAATTCGGTGACGGTAACATGTGGAATGGGTGGAGCAGATGGGTACCACGAAACTTCATGCATGCGTGGACATAGTTGgagcttttatttgtttttttttttttaatttatattgatgGTTTCTTTTCCATTAAAGTTTCTTTCAAATTCATCATTATTTTCATCTTGGATACTCACAGTAATTGGACATATTAAGGATATAGTGCAAATATTATAATCAAGAGGTAGCGTCTGTAGAAACAAGGACTAGCTTTAGAAGTTCAATAATCTCAAATCTTCTGGCAGATTGGAGAGGAAGTTGGTTGTACCTTATGGAACatcagatttatttattttttgtttgatcatATGCTTTCAGTATTCAGTGCAATATAATGGATTTAAATTGTGCTTAGGTAAGGGCCAAAAGACAGACTCAAGAGTCAagagtatgtatatgtataattttgacATGGGAATCCCTATCTATCAGCCTTCTCGTTGAACTAGGACAGGACATTGACAGAGTTAATGTGGTTTCTATAACTCCTATGAAACAAGACCTCAGAAGTTGTTTTGTTTGCAAAGGTAATGCCTCAAACAGTATGATTGGCTatgcaagaaaatcattttgtcAATTCACATGATTGGAATCTCAATACTAGATGATGATTGCACTGCAGCGAAGGAAACATAGACAATCGGCACACATGCTGCTCTAAAGGAGAACAATCTTATTCCAGAATCCAACAGTTTTATTGCTGCAAGGTTGTTACATTGGCTCTGCAAGTAAACAGCCAAGCATAAGGTATACTGCATAGTTtagtttgttcttttttctCCTGTTCCAGTTTTGCAACTCTTGCTGTAGTGAAGGATTTCATGAGAAATGGCAGTTGCCATGGCCTGCAGCACAGCAAGAAGGGTAATTGTGCTTGTAGCTATAGTTGACACAGATTGAgacttgagagagagagagagatgcttATGTACTTGGATCCGTTGAAGTTTCATTAGCAAGGCCATTGAAGTTGCAAGAGCCGTCTTCACCTCTGTGGAGCTGCCAGTAGGAATTGAAGGCATAGGAAGCATGGTCCCTCACGGTATTAGGGAGGTAGCAGGGCCCGGTTTCTTGAATGGCATGGCAGTTTGTATCCCCGTCTTTCGGTGAGCACACCCAGTCCAAAGCTTCCTGTAGAGGTCCATCCGTTGCGTTCTCTGATGCCACACACCATTCCCCATCTGCAAGAGTATACCAGTTGTGCTTTAAATAtttcttcatgcatgcatgcatgcatgctatcCTTCTGGTCTCATTCTTAAGAGgagatgattatgatgatgatatTGTCTTACCTGCCAAAGTTGCGGAATGGAACACGCTCAATGCCATGACCATTACACCTATGATGGTGCTGCACGCCATTCTGTTGAGTTCTTCCTGTCCTTGACCAGTTGATTAGGCAGTCTATCACATTGAGAGTAGAGTTAATGTTTGATGATTTGcttgttaagaaaattaatCCAAAGGTAATAACAGAACAAATTGACCCtctgaaagaagaagaagatgatgatgatgatgtatatatatatatatatatgcatgttttgCAAGTAGAACAAAACATTCATATGCATTTGCATCATGTACACAATCATGCAAAACTAGCGAACTGCACACTCTAGCATGGCCATGATATCTGAACttgaaaagaatgaaaaattgtGAAGTTAGGTCTCTTCTCTTACTAGATACTCGGACTCACTGACACTACTGATGGTGATGGCGTAGCCCAGAGGAATGCTGCCTTCTTTTATATAGAGAACCAATCTCCTGTTTTTGTAAGGCATTAAGTATTTGGATTTATGTTCATTGAATGTATGAATCTCTAAAGATGCCAAGAAGATTCAGAGGCAGTCAGGTTCGTGCCAATGAATGAACAGTAGTATCACTGAATTGGAAAGGGTAAATCAGTTTCATTTTTAACCAAGTCCTTACTAAATGTGCCAGCAGGCACAATTGAATGAAATACAATTAATGGGAGTTATCTCTTTGTTTAAACCAGGGACTGGCCTAATCCTTCACATTTCATTGGTGATATCCCAATCAGAGATCTTATTCCTAAATTCAGATGCAATcgtattgtatatatatatatatatataattttgattggttcattaacattttatttatttatttttctaacatTTCAGAATTAAGCAAAAGAGAATTCTTTTTCCACCATTTCTTAAGGAAACAACAGCATGCCACGAAAGAATTGGATAATTCTCATTATAAATCCAAATACAGCACTACTACATACAGTACGGGAACTTGAAAGCATAAGTGCATAACTCTTACAACATGCCATGCGACTTTGTACTTAACGgtaaataaaattcattgaaAGAAGAGTACTGGTACAAGGTGGTGAATCACTGAATCTCCTAGTAGCACCAGATACATACGCACTAAACATATATGAACATATTACAATAACACACTAGTTCAGAGGATGGCATGAGAATCTTCAACTCAATCCATGAAATAACAACCAGGATAATTATGGTTAAACTGGTAAGAATAATTCTATTCCGTCAAGGAACTTGACCGCGAGAGAGGTGATCAGTAGACTGCTGGCCTTCAGACTTTGGAGGAAGGCTATACacattcttcaccaactcttGGATTTTGCTCAGCATGAACATCTGAGCAGGGTCATTGCCCCCAGCACTgttgccaccaccaccaccaacagcACCAACACTGCTGTTTCCATGTGGTGCCCGCTGACTCTCCTGAAGCTTCATCTTCTCAAACAAGTACTGCTTCTCGGCTTCGGCTTCATCTAAACGCCGTTTCAGATATCGGCTAGTATAATCCTGCTCGGCTTTCTCAGACTTTGCGAGGGCAATACTCTGAAGCCTCTCTGCCTCCTGCCGGGCCTCATTTGCCTTCACCTGAAACATTTCGGCTTCTGCCTGCTTGAGCCTGACAATACTCTCCAGCTCCTCAACCTGCTGTTTCTTCCTTTGCCTCTCCATTTTGAGCTCTGAAACTTCTCTGGTCTTGTCCTCTAGCTCACGGTCACAGGTTTCAAGAGCTAGACGAGCTCGTTTAAACATGCGCATTTTCTCCTCCGCAACCATCTCCATCTTTCTGACAGCTTCTTGGACCACTTCGGCAATTTTATTACAAGCTTCCTGAGGAGCAATCAGCCTACCTGCTTCCTCACTCTCAGAACTCTTTGTCGGGTCAATCTCAAGCTCTGAAACAGAGGACAAAGCCATGGTTAAAAACAAGATAGTTATTGTGTGCTCACCAAAGAGGTTTGATAGTGTTCATATAATGAGATACCAATGATGATCATGATACTTATTTTGCAAACATCAAATCAAAGACACAAGCATGAAAGGTTCAAATGATTAATCCAAGAAAAAGATCCAACTAGTGACAAGAGTAAAAAATTTGTCTTAAATAATGATCAGGCACTCCAATGGAAAAGTAGTTTATATGCAGTCAAAACTCTGACCAATTGCCAGCCAAACATGCATACAGAATCAACGTGCTATGGAAACTacagtaataatatattatccTCATCCTCACAAAAATAGAACGCAAACATAAAATGACAGGAAATGTGCAATCAATGGTTTTGCTAACAAGTAGAGATACAGACATAGACCATACACAGCAGTTATAACCATGGATGTCATTAATGAACAGTGAACACATACGCAATAACTGAATAAAagcaaaggaaaataaaaaaattcagacaGGAAAGCATGGAAGGTATGTTTATATGCATATCCATAAAATGAGAGCATTGATCAAATTACATACAAGGAAACAAGAGTTGTTACAAGATCAGAATGTTAGCATACTTCTATTGTCTATTGATTCAGATTTTTGAATAACTGAAGCGTGCAGCACACATGCCCGGATATAATCATTCTACTATCACCATATAACAGACACATGCCCATATAAGTATCATCTGACAAATTCCTTCCACAAATAGTAGCAGGTTAGTCAGGTAGATGGGGGAATAAATAACAATTTGCAGCTTTTGTTGTTGCAAAATTCTTTGACCAATTCAAGTTCCATTATTCATCTCATTTATATAAGATAAAAGAGGTGAGTATAATGTCTCCAACCGGCACTGATTGAAGTTATCGAACTGAACAAAGAAATGAAGTTCATCTATATCAACCATTGAAAGATCAAACTTAATTCTAAAAACAAACTGTGGGTAAAAGCATAATAATTTTCCACATATGGAGTTGAAACAGGGAAAAACAGCACAAAATTGAAACTGATACCATTGTAGTCGAACTGAACATGAGACCTTTAGCACAAACTGCAGACAAAGCCTAGCTGCTAagtaattaacaataaattatacTACTTTGGCATCAATAGATATAATATCACAGATTAATATACGAAATAAAGATGTAAATGACCACCTCGAATGAGCATGAGGATAAAATATGCCAGCAAAGCAGTACACAATGACTGAATGAATGGACAGGTTGCTCACTTAGGATGTCAACAAAATTCATAGCATAGTGTTCAGCTTAATGTGTGCAATGGACAGTATATTTGCAGCATTAAAATAACACATGGCAATACATATATGCTACTATTAAAAGCACTTCAAATGGTTGCTAATAAAGTCAACAGTTTCCAATGCAATAGGCCATAAAAAGGGCATATTTATCGTATGCATGTTGTCATACCTTGAAAAAACATGAGCAACATTCGGCAAGCTGTGGAATCATTAGCTCCAGTTTTCATCTTTTCCACAAGATCTTCACACTTCCAAAACAATTTCCTTCCTCTAGGGTCCTCACTCCCACGAAAAATCCTACTGACTATATCAAGTTCTCTCATCAAAGCTTCTCTATCCCATGAAGGAGCACAGTGTTGAAACACATCTTTAACCCATCCCAACAACTCAGATGTCCTATTGCATGCTTGGCATCTGAAAAGCATCTCAGGGGATCCTACCACACTCTTGGAAGAAGATCCCATCCCTATCTGACCACCACGTATTGCACAATCAGTGTGAGTCCAGTGGGAACACAGATCACAACCAATCCAGCGGCATGTATTGACCTCAAAAT comes from Dioscorea cayenensis subsp. rotundata cultivar TDr96_F1 chromosome 15, TDr96_F1_v2_PseudoChromosome.rev07_lg8_w22 25.fasta, whole genome shotgun sequence and encodes:
- the LOC120276960 gene encoding major pollen allergen Ole e 10-like, with the translated sequence MACSTIIGVMVMALSVFHSATLADGEWCVASENATDGPLQEALDWVCSPKDGDTNCHAIQETGPCYLPNTVRDHASYAFNSYWQLHRGEDGSCNFNGLANETSTDPSHGNCHFS
- the LOC120277131 gene encoding OBERON-like protein yields the protein MGTSSGANFHQNPSSKMLPPRQHNRPAGLHTSLSLASSDAGGSPDVQEPASNSDHNHDSPSESASSQETWPIEHNQPDAIVTKSLEKEKEGENGFPEPQVIRRVSNADKLSLREVARERVEIVSDKMMVLPDELLEELKTELRVILEGTGGSQHREEFLHLQKLVQGRGDLTAKSLVRAHRVQLEILVAINTGIQAFLHPNISLPQNKLIEVFFYKRCRNIACQSALPADDCSCEICTNRNGFCNLCMCVICNKFDFEVNTCRWIGCDLCSHWTHTDCAIRGGQIGMGSSSKSVVGSPEMLFRCQACNRTSELLGWVKDVFQHCAPSWDREALMRELDIVSRIFRGSEDPRGRKLFWKCEDLVEKMKTGANDSTACRMLLMFFQELEIDPTKSSESEEAGRLIAPQEACNKIAEVVQEAVRKMEMVAEEKMRMFKRARLALETCDRELEDKTREVSELKMERQRKKQQVEELESIVRLKQAEAEMFQVKANEARQEAERLQSIALAKSEKAEQDYTSRYLKRRLDEAEAEKQYLFEKMKLQESQRAPHGNSSVGAVGGGGGNSAGGNDPAQMFMLSKIQELVKNVYSLPPKSEGQQSTDHLSRGQVP